The Halalkalicoccus tibetensis genome contains the following window.
GGCGGCGTCGCGACGCTCATCGGATCGCCGCCGAACATCCTCTTCGCCGGCCAGGCCGGCGAGCTGTTCGGCGAGAACGTCACGTTCGCCCAGTGGATGTTCTACGGGCTCCCGATCGCACTGATCGGGCTCGTGACCGTCTACGTCTGGGTCACGCGCGTCGCCCTGTCGCCGGAGTTCGAGGAGCTCCCGGGCGGTGCGAACACGATCGACGACGAGCTCGCGAAGCTGGGGCCGATGGGCACCCAGGAACGGATGGTGTCGGTCGTCTTCGTCGGGATGGCGCTCGCCTGGATCAGCGCGAGCCTGGTCGGCGAGGCCGGGCTCCTCCCGGTCCCGGAGGACGCCGACACGCTCGTCGCGATCGGCGGCGCGCTGGTCCTGTTCGTGCTGCCGACGAAGAGGCCCGACGGCGGACATACGTTCCTGCTCGACTGGTCCAGCGCGGTCGAGATCCCGTGGGGGGTCATCCTGCTGTTCGGCGGCGGGCTCGCGATCGCGGCGGGGTTCGACCAGACCGGCCTCGCGCCGTGGCTCGGCGAGCAGCTCGAGCTGCTCGAGGGCGTCCCGATCAGCGTCCTCCTGTTGGTCGTGGTGGCCATGGCCGTCTACCTGACCGAGGTGACCTCGAACACGGGCATGACCGCGATGCTGATGCCGATCCTGGCGTCGGTCGCGATCGGCATCGGCGTCCATCCCTTCGGGCTGATGATCGCGGGCGCGACCGCCGCCTCCTTCGCGTTCATGCTCCCCGTCGCGACCCCGCCGAACGCGATCGTCTTCGGGAGCGGCTACATCACCCTGCCACAGATGGCGAAGGTGGGCTCGGGGCTCAACGTGATCGGGATCGTCATCATCACGCTCATGGCGCTCTTCTGGCTGCCGATCGCGTGGGGTATCGATCTGACGACGCTTCCGACGGAGTTCGCCGAAGCGTGGTCGGAGAACGGCTGATCGGTCGGAACGGCATGAAGGGCACGACACGCCGTCGTCGGGACCGCGCTACTCAGCCCAGTCGTTTCGGCCCCGGACCGATCACTCCTCGAGCAGCCCGCCGACGGTCATCACGCCGCCGAGCAGGACCCAGTCCTTGAGGATGTACACCCCCTCGAACGAGGGGCCGTACGGGAACTGGGTGAACGTCGCCTCCGGGGAGACGACGAGCGGGAGCATGATGACCGCGACGTAGGCCGCTGCCAGCACGACGGCGAGACGGGTCGTCCGCCGCGAGAGCAACGCGAGCCCGATGGCGATCTCCCAGCCCCCCAGCAGCAGGTCGACGCTACCCGACGGGAGGACCCAGAGGACGTCGGCGATGAGGCCGGCGATCCCGTTCACGCCGGACGTCGTCAGGAGGCCGAACCAGACGAAGACGGTGACCAACGCGTATCGCAGCAGCGTGAGACTGTGCTCCCTCACGAACGTCAGGAACGCGTCCTCGATCCGGCGTGCGAACCCGATCGCTCTCCCCACCGGGCGGCGAGGTTCGTCGTCGTGCGATCGAAGGCTCATCCGTCGTCCTCCAGTCTCGTTTTCGCGAGCACGACGAGCCCGCCGCTCAGGAGCACCCAGTTCTTGATGATGTAGGCGCCGATCTCCGAGGGAACGAGCGGGAACTCGATGAACGTCATCCCGGGCGCGGTGACGAGCGGTATCATCGTCCCGAGCATCTGGAACACCATCAGGTACACCGCGGGGCGGACGGTTCGGTCGAACAGCAGGCCGACGCCGACGAGGGCCTCCCACCAGCCCAGGATCGGGAAGAAGAGGCCGAACGGGAGGAAGGAGATGCCCGTCGCCACGACGGGATCCGCGGGGCTGACGTCGAACGGCTTGACGATGCCGAACCAGAAAAACACCATCGCGAGGGCGTATCGGAGGACCGTGATTCCGTGATCGGAGAGCCACGATTCGAGCGTTCGATCCAGTTCTCTGAGCCTGTCCTGGGCCGCAGCGACGGCCGGTATCCGTCTGGTCGCCGGTCGGCCACGGTTCGGGTCTGCGCTCATGGTCGAGTCGATCTCCGCCGTCTAGGCTCCATAAACCCCGAGTTGGATTTTTCAGGTCCATACCATTACGAATAGAGCACCATAGCGAACGTTCGATACGGACGGAACCGCTGTATTCGCCACCTACTGTCGCTTTGCACGATACGACGGTGGCTCGAAGACCTGCACTCTGGCGTGCAGGTTCGTCCGTTGACGGGATGACGATGACGGTCGTTGTCGGCGTTCATGACAGCGACCGTGGGGTTTGAGAACGAGGGATCAGCGCGAGGTTCGGACGACCATACCGATACGGGTCCCCGATCGCTCGTGGCGGGGTCTTCGGGCGGCGCTCCGAACGCCGTCAACGATAGCTGGTGGAGTGGGACGCCGGAACCCGTTCGATGGAGTGGCCGAATACGAGGTGGTGATCGACCGCGGCGCTGTTCGCTTCGTGTGGCCGATCGGCCGTCCCGGTCGTTGCCTTCCACTCACACTGTCGACAGGTGAGTATCGATCTCTCCACACTGGCAGTAAGGGACACGGATGTTATAGAAACACGCCTGCAGTACTGAAGGCTATTGATAAGGGGGTGGATGGCCACGGCGGTATCGGATACGATGGCCGCGGCCCCGGCTCGTTCGGCGAGCGCGTCGATCCGTGCTTCCCGGCCGTGACGATGCCGGACCCGACGAAAACGGACATCCGATCGGGATCGATCGACGGGTCCGGTGGGTCGGCACTACCGATGATGGATCGGCCGACTGGCGACCCGAACACCCGGACCGACTTCGATACGTCGGCGATGCGGGACGTGCCGATGGACCGAACTGCCGGGCCCGAGGGGACGGCCGGCGCGGGCGCGTTCTCCTGTTCGACGGACACATCGTACCGACGGGCCACACACTGCCCGCCGACGGCGGTCGGGCGGCCGACTGAGAGGCCCCACGACGGTTCCGGAAGTCAGCCCTCGGTGAGCAGCCCCGCGAGGTCGCCGCCGACG
Protein-coding sequences here:
- a CDS encoding SLC13 family permease produces the protein MVTSVLRRLWAYLWRLNAQTKAYLQLDGARILADMDHTSEDERRVVRDAFTDGGRADAEGNGESPSDAGADGGGGDGSDGDGRDGGDDDPSPFDVGGEYKLRQKIGFVLGPTLFALILLGPTPGAPAGFEGQAAGAVTAWVASWWVTEAIPIPATSLLPIVLFPLTGALPAAETTPSYADPLIFLFMGGFFLAMAMQRWDLHRRIALRTIKFVGTTPSRLILGFMLATAFLSMWVSNSATVMMMVPIALAVIYKTRDLIEDAGLDIETAEGEFTFGIALMLCIAYSASVGGVATLIGSPPNILFAGQAGELFGENVTFAQWMFYGLPIALIGLVTVYVWVTRVALSPEFEELPGGANTIDDELAKLGPMGTQERMVSVVFVGMALAWISASLVGEAGLLPVPEDADTLVAIGGALVLFVLPTKRPDGGHTFLLDWSSAVEIPWGVILLFGGGLAIAAGFDQTGLAPWLGEQLELLEGVPISVLLLVVVAMAVYLTEVTSNTGMTAMLMPILASVAIGIGVHPFGLMIAGATAASFAFMLPVATPPNAIVFGSGYITLPQMAKVGSGLNVIGIVIITLMALFWLPIAWGIDLTTLPTEFAEAWSENG